In Alkaliphilus flagellatus, one DNA window encodes the following:
- a CDS encoding FAD:protein FMN transferase, whose protein sequence is MRKIVSVGIIVIIVISLLAGCQISEEKTYNKYSDSFFDTFDTLVQVVGYTETEEQFNSYVEKMKSRFQQLHKLYDIYNNYEGINNVKTINDNAGIKPVKVDKEIVDLIVFAKDWYSRTGGQTNIAMGSVLRIWHDYRQEGEYDPENAKLPPMEELIAASKYTDIDDVVVDIEKSTVYLAEKNMSLDVGSIAKGYAVEVVAKEIMEEGFTSGIISGGGNVRVLDKPLDGVRERWGIGIQNPNKSIVSDEDNILETIFINNASVVTSGDYQRYYIVDEKPMHHLIDPKTLMPGEYYRAVTVVAEDSGVADFLSTAVFLMPYEESRNLVNSFDDVEAIWVMQDGTVEATDGMKKIMKSQGATGAKTE, encoded by the coding sequence ATGAGAAAAATAGTTTCAGTAGGTATTATAGTAATTATAGTTATATCATTATTAGCAGGATGCCAAATAAGTGAAGAAAAAACATATAATAAATATAGCGATAGTTTTTTTGATACCTTCGATACATTAGTTCAGGTTGTAGGCTATACAGAAACAGAGGAACAGTTTAATTCCTATGTTGAAAAGATGAAATCTAGATTTCAGCAACTTCATAAGCTATATGATATATATAACAACTATGAAGGAATTAACAATGTAAAAACAATAAATGATAATGCAGGGATAAAACCAGTGAAAGTTGATAAAGAAATAGTAGATCTTATTGTTTTTGCTAAGGACTGGTATAGTCGAACTGGTGGTCAAACGAATATTGCTATGGGTTCTGTGTTAAGAATATGGCATGATTATCGACAAGAAGGGGAATATGATCCTGAAAACGCTAAGTTACCTCCTATGGAGGAACTAATAGCTGCATCGAAGTATACAGATATAGATGATGTTGTTGTAGATATTGAAAAAAGCACAGTATATCTTGCTGAAAAGAATATGAGCTTAGATGTAGGTTCAATAGCCAAGGGCTATGCAGTTGAGGTAGTAGCAAAAGAAATAATGGAAGAAGGTTTTACATCGGGAATTATAAGTGGTGGCGGTAATGTTAGGGTGTTAGACAAGCCACTGGATGGGGTTCGAGAAAGATGGGGTATTGGTATACAAAACCCTAATAAGTCTATAGTTTCTGATGAAGATAATATTCTTGAAACAATTTTTATTAACAATGCTTCTGTAGTAACTAGTGGAGATTATCAAAGATACTATATTGTAGATGAAAAACCTATGCATCATCTTATAGATCCTAAAACACTTATGCCTGGGGAATATTATCGTGCTGTTACAGTGGTAGCAGAAGATTCTGGTGTTGCAGATTTTTTATCAACTGCTGTATTTCTAATGCCTTACGAAGAAAGCAGGAACCTTGTTAATAGTTTTGATGATGTTGAGGCTATATGGGTTATGCAGGATGGAACGGTAGAGGCAACTGATGGTATGAAAAAAATAATGAAAAGCCAGGGTGCAACAGGAGCAAAGACAGAATAA
- a CDS encoding GbsR/MarR family transcriptional regulator → MTQNDIQIINEIEEIKNEAILTLAKLINLYGLTLSESRLFSIMFLENNPMTLDEMSQSLGMSKTSMSTGVRSLLDAQMVERIWKKGIRKDLYMVEKDLYKTFSNAFIENWHSAIYHNTKTFNEISEQLNIISPKVDDPELQIALSQYSQKIDSIIHFYKWLAEVFKEIQEKIESRQ, encoded by the coding sequence ATGACTCAAAATGATATACAAATAATAAATGAAATTGAAGAAATAAAGAATGAAGCTATTTTAACTCTAGCAAAATTAATTAATCTGTATGGGCTTACACTTTCCGAATCCCGCCTGTTTTCAATTATGTTTCTTGAAAACAATCCAATGACCTTAGATGAGATGAGCCAATCCTTAGGAATGAGCAAAACCTCAATGAGTACAGGTGTACGTAGTCTGCTAGATGCTCAAATGGTTGAGCGAATATGGAAAAAAGGCATAAGGAAAGATTTATATATGGTAGAGAAAGATTTGTATAAAACCTTCTCAAATGCATTTATAGAAAATTGGCACTCTGCAATTTACCACAATACTAAAACCTTTAATGAAATATCCGAGCAATTAAATATTATTTCACCAAAAGTTGATGACCCAGAACTACAAATTGCTCTATCACAGTATTCCCAAAAAATAGATAGCATTATTCACTTTTATAAATGGCTAGCAGAAGTATTTAAGGAAATTCAAGAGAAAATTGAATCTAGACAATAA
- a CDS encoding quaternary amine ABC transporter ATP-binding protein, with product MLKIEVKGLTKVFGRSPKQGMQLLEQGKTKTEILKETGMTVGVNRVSFEVYSGEIFVIMGLSGSGKSTLIRLINRLIEPSAGSVLVDGEDLAQMDKYKLRETRRKKLSMVFQKFGLFPHRTILENAGYGLEVQGMDKKEIYEKAINSLKMVGLEGYEDQYPSQLSGGMQQRVGLARALANDPDILLMDEAFSALDPLIRKEMQDELVELQSSMQKTIIFITHDLDEALRIGDRIALMKDGVIVQVGTPEEIMTNPANEYVEKFVEDVDRSKVLSAQHVMKRPETIDVEKHGPRVALQRMKQVGISSIYVINKNKQLLGVVTADAASKAVKDGNKNIYDVMETDIPKVSPDLSLNDLFEVIHNSPVPVAVVEDKILKGIIVRGAVLAALAGNEVKDDD from the coding sequence ATGCTAAAAATTGAAGTAAAAGGATTGACAAAGGTCTTTGGTAGAAGCCCAAAGCAAGGTATGCAGCTGTTAGAACAAGGAAAAACAAAAACGGAGATTTTAAAAGAAACAGGAATGACCGTAGGTGTAAATCGCGTATCCTTTGAAGTATACTCTGGAGAAATTTTTGTGATTATGGGATTATCAGGAAGTGGAAAGTCTACTCTTATTAGATTAATTAATCGCCTAATCGAGCCGAGTGCAGGCAGTGTACTAGTAGATGGTGAAGATTTAGCCCAAATGGATAAATATAAACTAAGAGAAACTAGAAGAAAAAAATTAAGTATGGTTTTTCAAAAGTTTGGATTATTTCCCCATCGTACTATTTTAGAAAATGCTGGATATGGATTAGAAGTACAAGGTATGGATAAAAAGGAGATTTATGAGAAAGCTATTAATTCGTTAAAAATGGTAGGGCTAGAAGGATATGAAGATCAATACCCTAGTCAATTATCGGGGGGAATGCAACAAAGGGTAGGTCTTGCAAGAGCTTTAGCTAATGATCCAGATATTTTATTAATGGATGAAGCCTTTTCAGCACTTGATCCACTAATTAGAAAAGAAATGCAAGATGAACTTGTAGAGTTACAATCATCTATGCAAAAAACAATTATATTTATAACCCATGACTTAGATGAGGCACTTAGAATTGGAGACAGAATTGCATTAATGAAAGATGGAGTAATTGTACAAGTTGGTACCCCAGAGGAAATTATGACGAATCCTGCAAATGAATATGTAGAAAAGTTTGTGGAAGATGTTGATAGGTCTAAGGTCCTTTCTGCACAACATGTTATGAAACGTCCAGAAACTATCGATGTTGAAAAACATGGTCCACGAGTTGCATTACAGCGTATGAAACAAGTTGGAATTTCAAGTATTTATGTTATTAATAAAAATAAACAGCTTCTTGGAGTTGTGACTGCAGATGCGGCCTCTAAGGCTGTAAAGGATGGAAATAAAAATATTTACGATGTAATGGAGACAGATATTCCTAAGGTTTCACCGGATTTATCATTAAATGATTTATTTGAGGTAATACACAATTCTCCAGTTCCGGTAGCTGTTGTTGAAGACAAAATATTAAAAGGAATTATCGTCCGTGGAGCTGTACTAGCAGCTCTTGCAGGAAATGAGGTGAAAGATGATGACTAA
- a CDS encoding ABC transporter permease produces the protein MMTNIPQIPLVKWADLLVAWLRKDAQWFFSPIKTLLDGFVSGLSEILTTIPPLLFVIIIVGITIFITKRKWGLPIFVLLGLLLIQNLGYWEDTMLTLSLVLTASLISIIIGVPLGIWMSRNKIIQDIVTPILDFMQTMPAFVYLIPAVSFFGIGMVPGIIASVIFAMPPVVRLTNLGIRQVSTELIEAADAFGSTGMQKLFKVQLPMAKNTIMAGINQTIMLALSMVVIASMIGAEGLGVEVFRAVTRNEAGQGFASGLSIVILAIVLDRITQALNIQKHS, from the coding sequence ATGATGACTAACATACCCCAAATACCCCTAGTTAAATGGGCTGATCTGCTTGTAGCATGGTTAAGAAAAGATGCTCAGTGGTTTTTTAGCCCAATTAAGACTTTGCTGGATGGATTTGTAAGTGGATTAAGCGAAATATTAACAACTATCCCACCATTACTTTTTGTTATTATTATTGTAGGAATAACTATATTTATAACTAAGAGAAAATGGGGATTACCTATATTTGTTTTACTTGGGTTACTATTAATACAAAATCTTGGGTATTGGGAAGATACTATGCTAACTCTTTCATTAGTTTTAACAGCTAGTTTAATATCAATTATAATTGGTGTTCCTCTTGGAATTTGGATGTCAAGAAATAAAATAATACAAGATATAGTAACTCCTATATTAGACTTTATGCAAACTATGCCTGCCTTTGTTTATTTAATACCAGCAGTTTCTTTTTTTGGGATAGGAATGGTACCAGGAATTATTGCATCGGTTATATTTGCAATGCCCCCAGTTGTTCGATTAACCAACCTAGGCATTCGACAGGTTTCTACAGAACTAATTGAAGCAGCAGATGCCTTTGGATCCACTGGCATGCAAAAACTATTTAAGGTTCAACTTCCAATGGCAAAAAATACGATAATGGCAGGTATTAACCAAACAATTATGTTAGCATTATCTATGGTTGTTATAGCTTCAATGATAGGTGCTGAAGGTCTTGGAGTTGAAGTCTTCAGAGCTGTTACAAGAAATGAAGCTGGACAAGGCTTTGCATCTGGACTATCTATTGTAATATTAGCTATAGTATTAGATCGTATTACCCAAGCACTAAACATACAAAAACATTCTTAA
- a CDS encoding glycine betaine ABC transporter substrate-binding protein has translation MIKNKWKKLSVVVCTILVLTIVGCSSNSGKNGTSNKNSEKTLGQQVDYKIIGIDAGAGVVQAAEKAVEDYDLDFKVQTSSGAAMTQALGDAIENNKPIIITAWTPHWKFAKYDLKYLDDPKGSFGGEEKIHTITRLKLKEDMSNAHKILDQFYWTPEDMESVMLKVNEGENVVEVATQWINDNQDKVSEWTDGAHKVDGEKIKLAYVAWDSEIASTNVIGKVLEDMGYNVTLTQVEAGPMWAAVASGDVDAIVAAWLPGTHEKYMADYNDQVEDLGPNLEGAKIGLAVPAYMKIDSIEDLAK, from the coding sequence ATGATTAAAAACAAATGGAAGAAACTTAGTGTAGTAGTATGCACTATATTAGTTTTAACTATAGTAGGTTGTAGTAGCAATAGTGGGAAGAATGGTACATCGAATAAAAATTCCGAAAAAACATTGGGGCAACAAGTAGATTATAAAATTATAGGTATAGATGCTGGTGCAGGAGTAGTACAGGCTGCTGAAAAGGCTGTTGAAGATTATGATTTAGATTTCAAGGTACAAACTAGTTCTGGAGCTGCTATGACTCAAGCTCTTGGAGATGCAATTGAAAATAATAAGCCTATTATAATTACTGCTTGGACACCACATTGGAAATTTGCTAAATATGACTTAAAATATTTAGATGATCCTAAGGGATCCTTTGGTGGAGAAGAGAAGATTCATACAATTACGCGCTTGAAATTAAAAGAAGATATGTCAAATGCTCATAAAATCTTAGATCAATTTTATTGGACTCCAGAGGATATGGAATCTGTTATGCTTAAAGTTAATGAGGGAGAAAATGTAGTCGAAGTTGCAACACAATGGATTAATGACAATCAAGATAAAGTAAGTGAGTGGACAGACGGTGCACACAAAGTAGATGGAGAAAAAATTAAACTTGCTTATGTTGCTTGGGACTCAGAAATTGCATCTACTAATGTTATCGGAAAAGTATTAGAGGATATGGGATATAATGTTACACTTACACAGGTGGAAGCCGGACCAATGTGGGCTGCAGTAGCCAGTGGAGATGTAGATGCTATTGTTGCAGCGTGGTTACCAGGAACTCATGAAAAATATATGGCAGACTACAATGATCAAGTAGAAGATTTAGGTCCAAACTTAGAAGGAGCAAAGATAGGTTTAGCTGTTCCTGCTTATATGAAAATTGATTCTATAGAAGATTTAGCTAAATAG
- a CDS encoding L-lactate MFS transporter encodes MDNINQSKKFQVLGAATGINFLAGILYIWSVISKSLISQLSWSSKEASLPYTISTVFFVIAMVIFGKLQDAKGPRLTATIGSILMGLGLILSGITTSPTVMILTFGIIAGSGIGIINVSTTPPSVKWFPPDKKGLITGIVVAGVGFSSIFYSPIANYLLDTVGISKTFIYIGTGALVLSILLAQILKNPPAGYAFKEQNKFKTTKVNIGNSSMNSTWREMLKTKTFYKLWIMLAFSSSAGLMIIGHISNIAKIQVNWDNGFLLVIFLAIFNTLGRILGGSISDKLGRVNLMRIIFILQGLNMFFFSKYLNIGLIATGVAIAGLCYGAGFSVFPATVSDLYGIKNFGINYGLMFTSWGLGGVIGPMTGAIILDSTNSYNIAYIVAFILLVISTVITFTFKSPTEISEPNLIKENI; translated from the coding sequence ATGGATAATATTAATCAATCTAAAAAATTTCAAGTACTAGGAGCAGCAACGGGAATTAATTTTTTAGCAGGTATTTTGTATATTTGGAGCGTTATAAGTAAAAGTCTAATTAGTCAGTTGAGTTGGTCTAGTAAGGAAGCATCTCTACCTTATACAATTTCAACAGTATTTTTTGTAATTGCTATGGTTATATTTGGCAAGCTTCAAGATGCTAAAGGTCCAAGACTAACAGCAACTATAGGAAGTATACTAATGGGTTTAGGCCTTATTCTATCCGGTATTACTACCAGTCCTACAGTAATGATATTAACATTTGGAATAATAGCTGGTTCTGGCATTGGTATTATAAACGTATCTACTACCCCTCCTTCCGTAAAGTGGTTTCCACCTGATAAAAAGGGGCTAATTACAGGAATTGTAGTTGCAGGTGTAGGCTTTTCATCTATATTTTACTCTCCAATTGCAAATTATTTACTTGATACGGTAGGCATTTCAAAAACCTTTATTTACATAGGTACGGGAGCATTGGTTCTTTCTATTCTACTTGCTCAAATTCTAAAGAATCCACCAGCAGGCTATGCTTTTAAAGAGCAGAATAAATTCAAAACTACAAAGGTAAACATAGGTAATTCTAGTATGAATTCTACTTGGAGAGAGATGTTAAAGACCAAAACTTTCTATAAATTATGGATAATGTTAGCTTTCTCCTCGTCGGCAGGACTTATGATTATAGGCCATATATCTAATATTGCAAAGATACAGGTTAATTGGGACAATGGTTTTTTATTAGTTATATTTCTAGCCATATTCAATACTTTAGGGAGAATTCTCGGAGGTAGTATTTCTGATAAACTTGGACGAGTGAATTTAATGAGGATAATATTTATACTCCAAGGATTAAACATGTTCTTTTTTTCTAAGTATTTAAATATTGGTCTAATAGCGACAGGTGTAGCTATAGCAGGCCTATGTTATGGAGCAGGTTTTTCTGTATTTCCTGCTACAGTTTCAGATTTATATGGTATAAAAAACTTTGGAATAAACTATGGATTAATGTTTACAAGTTGGGGATTAGGTGGAGTTATAGGTCCAATGACTGGTGCTATTATATTAGACTCTACAAATAGCTATAATATAGCTTACATTGTAGCTTTTATATTATTAGTAATATCAACTGTAATAACATTTACATTTAAATCTCCAACCGAAATATCTGAACCTAATCTTATTAAAGAAAATATATGA
- a CDS encoding PQQ-binding-like beta-propeller repeat protein: MKKVFSIFLVLILMVSMLAGCTPKNTSSNDTPPAENTSPNENKPVEDTSSKDGNIVKIGLGHSTSIGKSKDLAVDKDGKDILPVGQVDTVIAAVGFDKDGKVVKVTIDTAQTKVNFDKDLKVTSDLTAENKTKVELKDDYGMVKASEIKKEWYQQIEELEKWMIGKTVDEIKSMKVKERDESHKSVPDVPELTSLVTVTVEGYIAAVEEAYKTAVEIGSGAEKLGLGHEISIGKSKGLEVKDGKETLPVAQVDTVMAATAFDKDGKVVGTIIDNAQTKVQFDNKGIITTDKNAEIKTKIELGDAYGMKKASTIGKEWFEQIAEFEKWMVGKSVDEIKALKVKERDESHKHVPDIPELTSTVTVTVEGYIAAVAEAYANAK, translated from the coding sequence ATGAAAAAAGTTTTTTCGATCTTTCTAGTACTTATTTTAATGGTTTCTATGTTAGCGGGATGTACACCAAAGAATACATCTTCAAATGACACACCACCTGCGGAAAATACTTCTCCAAATGAGAACAAGCCTGTAGAAGATACTTCTTCAAAGGATGGGAATATTGTAAAGATAGGTCTTGGTCATAGCACATCTATTGGCAAATCTAAAGATCTTGCAGTAGATAAAGATGGCAAAGATATTCTTCCAGTAGGTCAGGTTGATACAGTTATTGCTGCTGTTGGATTCGACAAAGATGGTAAAGTGGTTAAAGTAACTATTGATACTGCTCAAACTAAAGTAAACTTCGACAAAGATCTTAAAGTAACTTCTGATTTAACGGCTGAGAATAAAACCAAGGTTGAGCTAAAAGACGATTATGGAATGGTTAAAGCTTCAGAAATTAAAAAAGAATGGTATCAGCAGATTGAAGAGCTTGAAAAATGGATGATAGGTAAGACTGTAGATGAGATTAAGTCTATGAAAGTTAAAGAACGTGATGAATCTCACAAGAGTGTACCGGATGTACCAGAACTTACATCACTTGTAACTGTAACCGTTGAAGGTTATATAGCAGCTGTTGAAGAAGCATACAAAACTGCAGTTGAAATTGGTTCAGGTGCCGAAAAACTAGGTCTTGGACATGAAATTTCAATAGGTAAGTCCAAGGGACTTGAAGTTAAAGACGGCAAAGAAACTCTACCAGTTGCACAAGTTGACACAGTGATGGCTGCAACGGCTTTCGATAAAGATGGTAAAGTTGTAGGAACTATAATTGATAATGCGCAAACTAAAGTTCAATTTGATAATAAAGGTATAATAACTACAGATAAAAATGCAGAAATTAAAACTAAGATTGAGCTTGGTGATGCATATGGCATGAAAAAAGCATCTACAATTGGTAAGGAATGGTTTGAACAGATTGCAGAGTTTGAAAAGTGGATGGTTGGTAAGAGTGTAGACGAAATTAAGGCTTTAAAGGTTAAAGAACGTGACGAATCTCACAAACATGTGCCAGATATACCAGAACTTACATCAACTGTAACTGTAACTGTTGAAGGTTATATAGCTGCTGTTGCAGAGGCTTATGCGAACGCTAAATAA
- a CDS encoding CidA/LrgA family protein, whose translation MKLLKQLAIICGIFFAGHIFQTLTKFPIPATVLGMIFVLILLLTGIVKLEQIDAVGQFLLDHLTFLFIPGGVGLIASLDLIKDQWLQILILIVISTSIVITVTGLTVQALKGGKKEEKINA comes from the coding sequence TTGAAACTTTTAAAGCAATTAGCAATAATATGCGGTATTTTCTTTGCAGGACATATTTTTCAAACATTAACAAAATTTCCTATACCTGCAACAGTTTTAGGAATGATTTTTGTCTTAATATTACTTCTTACAGGAATTGTAAAGCTTGAACAAATTGACGCTGTAGGTCAATTCCTTTTAGATCATCTGACATTTCTTTTTATTCCGGGTGGAGTTGGACTAATAGCATCTTTAGATCTTATTAAAGATCAATGGTTACAAATTTTAATTCTTATTGTGATATCAACTTCTATAGTCATCACTGTTACTGGCTTAACAGTTCAAGCTTTAAAAGGTGGTAAAAAGGAGGAGAAGATAAATGCTTGA
- a CDS encoding LrgB family protein: MLDLVNVPVFGILITLVAYEIGVLINKKTKQPLLNPLLIAIGLIIALLMATGIEYDVYNKGGSIISFLLGPTTVVLAIPLYKQINKLKESGIAVVVGIFVGCVTALVGVFYLNKLIGIVDPVAISLFPKSVTAAISSEISKQIGGIPALTIAVTVLTGITGNVLGPILIKLFRIKDEVAAGIALGTASHAIGTAKAMQMGEVQGAMGSLAISVAGLFTVFLAPLLLQILS; the protein is encoded by the coding sequence ATGCTTGATTTAGTAAACGTGCCAGTCTTTGGAATTCTTATTACGCTTGTAGCTTATGAAATTGGAGTTTTAATAAATAAAAAGACTAAACAACCACTTTTAAATCCACTGCTTATTGCTATAGGCTTAATAATTGCTTTATTAATGGCTACTGGTATTGAGTATGATGTTTATAATAAGGGTGGAAGTATAATCAGCTTCCTTCTAGGGCCTACAACCGTAGTATTAGCAATTCCACTGTATAAACAAATAAATAAATTAAAAGAAAGTGGTATTGCTGTTGTAGTTGGTATATTTGTTGGTTGTGTTACTGCATTAGTTGGAGTATTTTATCTAAATAAATTAATTGGTATAGTAGATCCTGTTGCAATATCATTATTTCCTAAATCTGTAACAGCAGCTATTTCATCAGAAATTTCAAAGCAAATCGGAGGTATTCCTGCTTTAACTATAGCTGTAACAGTACTTACAGGTATAACAGGAAATGTTCTAGGACCAATTTTAATTAAGCTTTTCAGAATAAAAGACGAAGTTGCAGCTGGTATAGCTTTAGGTACAGCCTCCCATGCTATTGGGACTGCAAAGGCTATGCAAATGGGAGAGGTTCAGGGCGCAATGGGATCTCTTGCAATAAGTGTGGCAGGTCTATTCACAGTTTTCTTAGCACCCTTATTACTTCAAATATTATCTTAA
- a CDS encoding cupin domain-containing protein — translation MIKRAGELRTDVVTNLMKGDGDINRVHLFESEDFCGKGRLYARHIIESGNSIGFHKHEGEQEAYYILKGKALYSDNGNEVEIQAGDFTLCRSGEGHSIKNTGDSDLEFIGLIHNV, via the coding sequence ATGATTAAAAGAGCAGGAGAATTAAGAACAGACGTAGTTACAAACCTAATGAAAGGTGACGGAGACATAAACAGAGTTCATTTATTTGAATCAGAAGATTTCTGTGGAAAAGGAAGATTGTATGCAAGACATATTATAGAGTCAGGAAATTCTATTGGATTCCATAAACATGAAGGAGAGCAAGAAGCATATTACATATTAAAAGGTAAAGCATTATATAGTGACAACGGTAACGAGGTAGAAATACAAGCAGGTGACTTTACTCTTTGTAGAAGTGGAGAAGGTCATTCAATTAAAAATACTGGAGATTCTGACTTGGAATTTATAGGTTTAATTCACAACGTTTAA
- a CDS encoding pyridoxal-phosphate-dependent aminotransferase family protein, with the protein MKTKKLVMIPGPTPVVRSIQDQMGRETVAFGDPDFVKDYKDLLTDMKEMWGTSGEVFVIAGTGTMAMEMAIANTLKAGDNLLIVSQGFFGDRFIDLCKRKGINVDIIGSEWGTIVPVADIEAKLKEKNYKAVTATHVDTATGVAAPIKEIGEVISKFEDTLFIVDGVCATAAEPEYVDEMKIDVLLTGTQKAFGVAPGLAIVWAGPRALERRKALGTIPEYYIDFEKWLPIMQDPSKYFATPAINLIWALKESVRLIKEEGLENRYKRHEKNARAMQAALEGLGFNLLAQKECRAVTLSNVLYMEGIDDVEFRKVLAEEGIVVAGGLGAYAGKMFRLGHMGNIDIHDMVSVIATIERALYRSGKDVELGKGVGILMKELLKQGKSE; encoded by the coding sequence ATGAAAACTAAAAAACTAGTTATGATTCCTGGACCAACACCTGTAGTTAGATCTATTCAGGATCAAATGGGTAGAGAGACAGTTGCATTTGGAGATCCAGATTTCGTTAAGGACTACAAAGACCTATTAACAGATATGAAGGAAATGTGGGGAACATCAGGTGAAGTATTTGTAATTGCGGGTACAGGTACAATGGCTATGGAAATGGCAATTGCTAACACCTTAAAAGCTGGTGACAACCTACTTATCGTATCTCAAGGATTCTTCGGTGACAGATTTATTGATTTGTGTAAAAGAAAAGGTATCAATGTTGATATAATTGGAAGTGAATGGGGTACAATTGTACCAGTAGCAGACATTGAAGCAAAATTAAAAGAGAAAAACTATAAAGCTGTTACTGCAACTCATGTTGATACTGCTACAGGAGTAGCTGCACCTATTAAAGAAATTGGAGAAGTAATCAGTAAATTCGAAGATACTTTATTTATAGTAGATGGAGTTTGCGCTACTGCTGCAGAACCTGAATACGTGGATGAAATGAAAATTGACGTATTACTTACAGGAACACAAAAAGCTTTTGGTGTTGCGCCAGGACTTGCAATTGTATGGGCGGGACCTAGAGCATTAGAAAGAAGAAAAGCATTAGGTACTATACCAGAGTATTATATAGATTTCGAAAAATGGTTACCAATAATGCAAGATCCTTCAAAATACTTTGCTACACCAGCTATAAATCTTATTTGGGCCTTAAAAGAGTCTGTCAGACTTATTAAAGAAGAAGGGCTGGAAAATAGATATAAGAGACATGAAAAAAATGCAAGGGCAATGCAAGCTGCTTTAGAGGGTCTAGGATTTAACTTACTTGCACAGAAAGAATGTAGAGCGGTGACCCTATCCAACGTACTATATATGGAAGGTATTGATGATGTAGAATTTAGAAAAGTATTAGCTGAAGAGGGTATTGTCGTTGCTGGTGGACTTGGAGCCTATGCAGGTAAAATGTTTAGATTAGGACACATGGGTAATATAGACATTCATGATATGGTATCTGTAATTGCAACTATAGAAAGAGCATTATATAGAAGTGGTAAAGATGTAGAGCTAGGTAAAGGTGTAGGTATTTTAATGAAGGAATTACTAAAGCAAGGTAAATCTGAATAA